Below is a genomic region from Miscanthus floridulus cultivar M001 chromosome 1, ASM1932011v1, whole genome shotgun sequence.
ATACTCGTTcaagcaaaaaccaaaaaaaacttTTAAGTTAGCATGAACAAATAACAAACATCACAAGTATCTAAGAACAACCTTTTATGAAGGTCATTCaagcaataaataaataaataaataacgaATAAATTAGCATGAACAATAACCAACACCACTGAACACTGATGTTTCtttgttaaaaaaaacactcCTGTTCTCTCACTGCACAGATATTCTCCAAATAACACCCTATAGTAACTGTTAAAATATTGAGAGACAGAGGGAGCATAACTACAGTAACAATCCAAATGGCAAATTACAAGCTATTTTTTCCCCTGTTTGTAGTGACTTCACCAATGTCATAACAAGCTCGATATGAGCGTATTCTAGCATGTATAGAATAATAAGGATGAATTTAAACTCTTTTCACTTTGGTTATTGCTTTTTTCTCGGACGACGCGGTAGAGCTGCGGGTCATTTCATTAATATAGGACTTTGGTTATTGTTTGATGCATGTCCCAGATAGCAACTAAAGAACATTCCTACATTCTCAAACAGATACATTCCACTAATCACTAAATACAAAGAATTAACTCATGAGGTATTGAGTACTTACAAACATTGTTCATCTAAATTGTCGTTTCAACGCCAAATGGTGGCATGCCATTTTCATTTAATCATCCGTTTGCCCCGTTTAATTGGTCGTTTAGCTCGCTAAAATAGCCATTTTACACAAATAATGGTTAAATGGTAGGTCACCAACTGTTTAACATTTAGCATTGAGGTAAACAGACTACAAATGAATTTAGTGCTACAAATTTTCCAGCCCCATGGTTCTTAGGGTGTCACCTATCTAGGTCGTTACAAGGGTATAGTTTAGCCTTGTTACGTAGCCATAGGATAACCTTGTCCGGTCCATCAGGGCCAAATTTGTCTAGCTCAGTTTCAATCCAACTTAAGTATCTGGTATACTGAACACCACAAAAATTCTAGCTGCCTTTCACGCTATCCACTCTGACTACAATTTATGAGCTAAGTTTAAAACTATAAATAAGCAAGCCAGCAAGGGAATAAAAGCAACGGGGATTGTTCTGACAACAAAACATACAACATTGAGCATTCTAAGGTACAAATGAATGGAATTAACAAGAATAATAATGAATTCACATGCTAAAAAATGTTCTACAAAAAGTTACAGCTACAATGGTTCTTCCTACTGTAACAGGGAGTGATGATCATACAGCATTGAGCATTCTAAGGTACAAATGTATGGGATTAACAAGAAGAATAATGAATTCACATGCTAAAAAATGTTCTACAAAAAGTTACAGCTACAATGGTTCTTCCTACTGTAATAGGGAGTGATGATCAAGCTAAGTTAAATTTCATGAACAAACTGATGAGCATTATTCTATATACAAACGTCGAGTTAGATGGCTAAAGCTGATGCCTGATTGTAACATTTTCATCTATGGGTACAATGCTGCATATTTCAGAACTGAATAGATGTGTGTCTACTGTAAAGAAAGTTGATAACAGAACTACAGAAGATGGGAAACGTTTTCTTGTCTATATGTTTTAGAACTAAATAAAATGTAAGGCTTACTGAAATGATCTTATATACCTACCATCAAGTTTCATTCCACACATAAGTTGTTTTATTTATTGTTTACACACAGGTTTTATTCATCTAATTTGTAGACCTATCACGAGGATTAAATAGCATGGTCATTGCAGATGCATTTCAGGCTGAAAAAGGAATAACTTTTTTCCTATCTACGATGAATGGGCCAGTAAGTGTGTTTCATATACATACTAAGATGAGCTCTAAATTTTATGACTTCCAGTTAGTTAAGACTGATGGTGGCATCTGACAGAAAATTTGATCAGCCAATATCCTGTACCATATACGGAAAAATTGTGTTTTTTTATGAACCTGTCTGTCTCACTTCAATATCGGTGCTATCTAAAGGCAAATACATATATTAGGGATAACAACATGCCAAACATATTATGAAGGCACTAGCTATGGGTGTTTCGGAAGTTGGCATGACTGACAAATATGAATGTCAGGAAATGAACAGGAGGGATCAGTGAACCAAAAATTTCGTAATTTGATTGAACAAAGACAAAGGTGTTTTATTTCAGGACTTCTTGGACCACCAAGTTTCCAGTTGTATGAAACCATGGTGCTTATGAAAACGAAAAAAATTCCAATCTTTATTAAATAGTTTAGCTATGTTGTCACGGGAACCCAAAACTATGCCTAAAGCAACACGAGATACAAGCACCAGACACTACAATTTCATTGTCATGACATAAAATTGCTGCGGCAATGGAAACTAATGTTAGCAAAATTAAGAAAGTCAATTATCACAAATACACTAATGTCCAGAATACAGATGGTCACTTCGAAGATGTAACCTAAATTTGCAACATGTAAACAAACAAGTGATATTGATTTTCCTGATGAACCCTAGAGCTTACATCACGTTTTCAGCTAAAAAACTATCATCATTTACGACACTTGACTGTCGTAGCTTTTTAACATCCCCATAcgtataaagggcgtacccagtgcagagagctcccgctctgtgcggggtctggggaagggtgttagtggcaagccttaccctcacctgtgcgatgcgagaagaccgcgattcgaacccgggaccttccggtcacaggcggtaagactctaccgcttgcacctgGCCAATGACACTCTAGTTTTGTTcgaagtcaaactattttaacattgaccaagtttataggGAAGATTATTGACATTTATGACACTAAATAGGTCCACAATAGAATTATATTTCCTGATGAATCTATTTAAGCTTATTTAGTAATATATAAGTATGCTCTTTGTAAAACTTAAGATAGTATAACAAATAGGATAAAATCAACAATAACCGGCGTTATCAGAAAGATCATTGAAAATCATTAAACCATTGTATTAAACAAAACAAGTAATAATATGTTTTGTTCTGTGACAAACATATAATGTAAAAGAAACTAGCTTCCTGGCATTGCAACTAGACAAAAAAGTAGCATCCAAGTTTTACAAGTGTAGTTCAGCACTAAGATCCAGGAAACAAAAGCACTGTGACATAGTGGCACCCTATTAATGAAACTGaaccatccccccccccccccccaacaaaaaaaaaaggactGGCCTAAGTTCCTCCACAGAATACAGGTCTAGAATACTTTAAAACAAACATATTGTTTGGTTCTGAAATCATTTCTTATAGGCTAAATACTCAGGgcatgagaaaaaaaaacaaatgaacCTATAAATCATCTTCTAGGTTTCTTTCCAACCAAAGAAACTAATTTTCTGTTCAATGCATTACTATTTACAAAACATCAAAGTAACATATTGTTTAGAAAAGAGCCCAGAGATGTATCTTCCTGTGGTGTTAACATAAACCCAGATACTATGAATCAACATTAGATAACTAATCTGGAGTATGGACAGTCATACTAGAAAAGATATAATCTACAAGCAGCAGCCTCATAAATAATTGTATAGTAAAGTAGATCAATCATACATACACAGCAAGACAAAGTTAATGGATCAGCAATCATTTGGAAATGCCAACCAAACATTGACGAAAGGACGAAAGCAAAATAACAAGTATGATTTCACCTTGTGTCCTTCAACAGCCAGGTTCTCCTCAACTGCTTCCGGTGCCTGAGGTGACACAACCATACTCTCCTGCACCTGCACACTTCCAGCTCCAAAGCTTGCCACTGCAGCAGCCAGATCCAATGGTGGCCTCATTTCTAGCTGAGCTGTGTAGTAGCCCGATGCCATGATCCTATCCAGCTTTGCCCTCACCCCAGCATCTACAGCCAAAAGGAAATACAGATTAAGTCTAAGTCAGACTATCCTACCATCCAAACAAAATCAAGCTAACGCCCTGTAGAAATACCCACATGTGATGGTGGAATCAGGGTGGATGGGTTCATCCGCACGGCGGAGCCAGAGGCGGGCGTGATGGGCACAAGCCTGAAGGGCGTCACGGTGCGAGACTCCGGCACCAGCTGGAGGGCGCGACGCGGCGAGGGAGGCAAGGGCAGAAACCGCGTTCAGATCGGTCTCCGCGAGACTGTCCTCTGGATCATCCCCGACGTAGTCATAAGTGAGGCAGCTGCTCCGCTCGAGCTCGCTCGCGTAAACCAAAGAGACGAAGTCGCTTTGCTGCTTGACGTCGAAGAGGGAGCCAAAGTAGACGAGCGCGAGGAGGTCCTGGACTGACGAATCTGAGTCGGAGGAGGAAGCGTCGGCGGCGGGGGCAGTGGCGGGGGCGGGGCGGGAGGAGAGCTCCTCCGCGACGGCGGATGCGAGCGGGGGGCGGAGGCGCTCGAGCTCGTCGATCAGAGCGGCGACGACGGGCTTGGAGCGGAGAACCTCCTCCTGCTCTCGGTTGAGCGTCTTGCCGGCGGCGAGCGACTCCTCCATCTGCGTGATGCGGTTGTACTTCTTCCGCAGCGCGCGGAGACGCTTCGATACTACGCTGAGCACCGGCCCTTCGGCGGCCTCGGCAGCCATCGTGGccgcagcggcggcggaggcggtcggagcggctGGGGAGGTGGCCATGGCGGAAGGCTAGGGTTTTAGTGGCGATTTGTGGCAGGAATGGGGGGCTCGGCTCGGGGGAGGCGACGAATCGAGGCGTCGGCGCGTCGGATTTTATGGGACAGGGAAGCAGGCAAGCCGGGTAGGGCAATCGGGCGATCGGGGTCGCCGGATGGTCATGCACGAATCGTAAAGCACTGGCTCGATTTTGCTCGGGGCTGGGGCTGGGTCTGGTCTGGTCATGGCTACGGTCTTGGACTGACTGACCGCGGTACGTGAGCATTTCCACGGCCCGGTCCGACCGGAAAATCACCGCAAACTCCGTACACTGATACCTTGGCTGAGATTCTGAGCCTGTCCTGAATAAATTATCTCATACTAAGTTAATTTTATTTATGTTAGACTAGATTTGTAAAAAAAATACAAACATTTGTGAAATCAAATGAGTAAGTATGTTATGAAAATATAGTTTatgatgtactccctccatcccaaattgtaagtcattccaagaatcttggagagtcaaagtttttcaagtttgaccaaatttatttaacaaaataataatatttatcataccaagtaagtatcattagattcttcattagttatatttttatattatacCAATTTcatgtcatcaatctttgtgcttctctctataattttagtcaaacttgaaaaagtttgactctccaagattcttggaatgacttacaatttgggatggagggagtatcagacaaactaatttgatgtcataaatcttgacATTTTTTCTATAAAGTCGGTTAAACTTGAAAATTACTCTAGGAATTTATTCAGGATGATGGGGGTTAGTAAAGTGAGGATGTGACATTAAAATTAAAGAAAATAGTGGAGAAAATAAGAAACTATGTCTCCAATGGAACCAAGATATAAAGAAATATGATATGTAAATGATGCAGAGATAAAACATGTGATtggataatttttttttgaaaaactatCCGTAGAAATATAGTTTCTTAGTATCTAATGTCTGACAAGTATATAAACTAGCTCATACTCTCCATGTCCTATAATATAGTTCAAAATTTTAGGATAGCtcaagaaagaacaaaaaaacacatgtggtgtcgggttcataaacccgggtccctcatggacctgcttcacagcaaaagctcggcccagcagacgacgttgcgaacaacTCGCAACTACTGGGTCGGCCCAAAAACAtaatgacaggccagaagggcgatccaatctccgactggaaggcctggttAAGAAAAGGacaacgctcgctttcgactgCAGCCCGCCTCGACTAGAAGGCCTGGTCAAgtaggaacaacgctcgcttccgaccccggccgcctctccgaccgaaaggcctagccaagaaggaacgacgcttgcttctgactccggcttgcctctccgaccggaagcctTGGCCAacgccgcttccgactctggcccgcctctccgaccggggatgcaccgaacctctgcttatagctcttctccgactggcgtagTTGGAggcgactgggaccaaccgaccgaggacgcccgctcggtgaggacctaggCAACgagcagagcaagtaaggcaggacgctcaagtcaactgcaataccaaggACTGTACCATGTACACCTGCAGTATAGTACCgacagggcatgtcagaagggtgccctgtcaccttccaggcatgtcagagcctaagcagtgttgtgggcgccgatgtttgccctacagtgttgtgggcgccctcaactcccataccacgcgaacacggtaaaaccccccacatgcctctgggcatcaacagtgttgtgggcgtcgtcatttgccatacatggtaaATACGGTAAAATCTCCTacatgcgtctgacatcaacagtgttgtgggcgcctacaatcatcattatacccgacggcgtgggcaacaagacttagtagcatacgtaaactctctctctctctcacttgtaaggccgtccacttcatctataaaaggggatgcgccctctcCCAATGACATCGACTCTCGGATAATTCGACCACTAGGACGATTCGATCGATGCAAACACCCAACGAACAACTCCAACAAGAGCatacgctcaaatacttagcgcacgtaggagctcctgtCTCTCTCGGCTCTTCGATCCAGAGTTCGACCGGAACACTTACACCCCCTATCTTACTTCCTTccttttgtaaccccacagcaaactttgagcacctgggctcatgaATAAAGTCTTCAACcgactcagactggacgtagggcacattacctgaactagtataaaccatgtgtcactGAGTGCTAGGTCACATCCGATCATAATGTACGgtaaactacaaatatttacgtgttggtcactttctacaccgacagttggcgtcatccgtggggaagacgtcgtacgttcacgactttggtcattggatggcccacctttccgccattttcgtcatggcgggctcaagtgatacgactcgcttcggctcgttggagtttTCCGTACTCCCAccagttgggatgtgggttccacccatctttgagccgtcctaggccttcctctttggaagcctggacgtTGTCACCGACTGGCTCGGCGTGATtcacctctgcgaggaggcacttgttctggcgcccgtcggaggggcacccttcgtcggctctgggacacccagcgacttcaacgatgaggagCCTGCGCTTCGCTCCGAGCCCACGCAGGGCTCAAACCCAACTGTGAGTAACGTACGCTTTGTTATTTACTCATTATTTCTTGTTTTTTGTCGATTCTCTAGAGGGGCCCCGTTGTCCCTGCCGCGACCGCCATGTGACCGGTTCCCCCATGGCCTCATGTCCTCCGCGGACACGTTCCCCcaagggctccgaaggatgctggcgccaccccctctcacatctgaattcgtggggatggcgagctacgctcctgcctctttccacgacctcatggatgaagatgttgagagcgacggctccagcatcagcgatgtcgtggcacctagccaccctctgtccctcGAGTGCGCTATTGCGGACGCTCTAGGACAGCCGTcggtggtggtggagtctctttagacccacacccctctggaccctcgcaCGGATGCCCTTGCATGTGCCCAGGAGCAcgacgaggagctacgacaaaggcggcagaaccagccgccacctatgTCGATGCGCTCGGCACACCACGAtgtgccccatgcgcataacCCGATGAGCGGCGCTCGGGGTCGCGCCCACCAGGTTCAGCGCAACATCATCGACGGGGGGAACGATCTCCCACAGTTCACTCCGGCTGGTCAAAACATCGCTGCGACGGTGATGCTTCTGTGCGGCCTTCCCGAGCGTGTCGACCCACAGGAGCAAGCagtccaccggaacctccaggcgctagtggagaccgccgctgTTCAACAGGCGAAGAGCTCCACGTCAcgacaccgactcatggcctctctccccaccagggggcgGGGATGCACCAGACGCATCCACTCGCCGCTACAGTCACCAGGTGGAGAACAGGAGGCCGCAGCTATGCCACAACCTGACCCAGCGCCTGCTCCACATCGGGCGCCTATGCACGGATGTCTtgggccgaaccaagacgctcACAGCATCATCAATAACCGGCGTCAGGCCTAGTGTGAAGATGATGTCCACTGGGCGGCAGTGACAGCAGGCAGCATGGGCtctggccgaaccatcgaggggaccggtgagacgcaccctaggcatggtcgccgaccagacgaccggagtcccagcccggatggcccgggaccatgggcctttggccgacgcatctaGAGAACGCCGTTCCCACAATGctttcgaccgcctaccaacatcgccaagtataccGGGGAGATGGACCTCGGTATATGGCTTaaagacttttggctcgcctgccgagccagaggagtggatgatgaccacttcatcattcaacaCCTCCCTATCTGTGTGGGGGacacatgttcgggcatggctcaaattcctcccacacgacagcatccgtgactgggcggacctcaagagggtcttcatcgagaacttctaggggacgtatgtccaccctgggaacttctaggacctcaagagctaccagaaggagcccaacgagtccctgtgggattacatccacaTGTTCTCAAaacggtgcaactcccttcctgatatcatcgatgcagacatcttcagcgcattcctctccaggacaacttgtgagtccctgatctacaagcttggctgcctaaagctccgaaccacccgcgacctgctcgacgtcgccacaaaccacgcctctagcgaggaggtggtcgaagTGGTCTTCAACAGAGGCCGGGACAAGGACAAGGCCAATCGCAAGGACcgagacaagggcccctccacgtagatgggcaagaagaacaagaagaatcggcgccgacaggccaactccacgttggtcgccACAGCTAATCACACGGGCAAGCAACCCTAGCAGGGCCTGCTTGACCACTTCGATAAGCTCGTGGATAGCCCctacaccaaccatgcctaccccatcaagctcctctacaaggactatgagctcctcaagcgcttcctgcgATAGGCcgatgggccaaaagaaggaaagggcaaggaggcagcagccaagaaaggaggcgcggtgggcaaggatggggatgactttcctgaccctgaggaatgcatcatgatcttcgggggatccgATGCTGTCtactccaagtgccagcacaaagtgcgctacagagaggcatgcattgCCGAGACGACCGTCCCCACCTTCCTTTGCTGGTCAGAATcttcgatcacttttgatcagagggaccatccatcccacatcgccagaccaggacgctacctgctcatcgtcgaccccatcattcgCAAGAAGcgtctcaccaaggtgctgatggatggaggcagcggcctcaacatcctctacatcgacatcctcgatgccatgcgcatcccccgatcgaAGCTCCATCCGATGaactctcccttccacggcgtgatcccgAGAGCGCAGGCGTAcctgctcgggcagatcgacctgcccgtcacgtttGGTGACTGGGCCAACTTCCGCTCAAAGgtgcttacctttgaggtggtggacttctcggggttctaccacgccatcttggggcacccatgctacgccaagttcatggca
It encodes:
- the LOC136541335 gene encoding uncharacterized protein, giving the protein MATSPAAPTASAAAAATMAAEAAEGPVLSVVSKRLRALRKKYNRITQMEESLAAGKTLNREQEEVLRSKPVVAALIDELERLRPPLASAVAEELSSRPAPATAPAADASSSDSDSSVQDLLALVYFGSLFDVKQQSDFVSLVYASELERSSCLTYDYVGDDPEDSLAETDLNAVSALASLAASRPPAGAGVSHRDALQACAHHARLWLRRADEPIHPDSTITYAGVRAKLDRIMASGYYTAQLEMRPPLDLAAAVASFGAGSVQVQESMVVSPQAPEAVEENLAVEGHKDEKEDSQATEIYSDHQAPVVDVEHEEDEGLVNPTDEVPSAEAEQETFDADVEDQEQKDQQFTQRRSYQNQRGGGGRGGGRRGYPNGRGGRGGRGGGYQNGRGGGGYQNGRGGGGGYYYESGYYQPRNYNNRGRGGRSGGGNSYYNNHGGGAQGGGHGHLGRIELGANA